CGCAAAGATGAGTGCACCTAACGTGAAAACAGGGAAACCAATAATAACAGATCGATAACCAATTTCATCTAATAATTGCAGATTTACACGTTTAACAAGCGGCTGGAACAATGCGCTAATTCGACGACGTGCAATAAGACGAATTAACAAGTATAGTAATGACCCTACCAGTAAAGACCAAACAACTGTTGTTAATTTTTTCGCATTAATGAGTGCAGGCATTTCTACTAATGGAGACATGCCATGCTCCTCAACTGCCTCATAATCGTGCATGCCAAAAATTGGTGGCAAATTATAAGTAATTTGACGAGATACACCTTCTTTATCAAGATACGTGTATTTTGATTCGTAATCCATAACACTAAATGTAGATGAAACAGCAACAAAGCCAATTACAACAACTAAACAGTACATAACGGCTTCAAGCCAAAAACGTTGCTTTGAAGGCTTCTTTAAATCAACAACTTTTAATAAGTAAATTAAACCTGCAACTGCACTAATTGCTAAAATGGATTGACCCATGGCAGCTGTAATAACGTGAATTGTTAACCAATAACTTTGTAATGAAGGTACTAATGGACTTACTTCGCTCGGGAACATCGACGCATATGCAATAATTAAAAGCGCTACAGGTAACGCTACAAATCCTAATGCTGTCAGACGATAAATAAAGTAGATTAAAATGAATGCTGCAACGATAAACATCCCGAAAGCAGTTGTAAATTCAAACATATTACTTACAGGAGCGTGCCCTGTATGAATCCAACGTGTAATAAAATAACCAAGTTGTGCAAGGAAACCAACAATCGTCACTGTAATTGCAAGTTTACCCCATTTATCAGTATTTTTACCGGAAGCATTGGATTGTTTAATTGCACCGCCAAATAATAAGGTTGCTACTAGATAGGCTACAAATGCTACAAATAATAGATTCCCACTTAAGTCAATCAAACTCATAAGGTGTTGTCACCTTCCTTTTTATTATTGCCATGGCTTGTGGACTTTTCATCCTCTTCTGCTATATCTAACTGGTCATTATATTGTGGTAGACCAGCAAATGCAGTCACGGCATCTAAATCTTTTTTCATGCTAAACATATTTTTGTTTACGTGGGCAGCCATCAGT
The genomic region above belongs to Lysinibacillus sp. FSL W8-0992 and contains:
- the ccsB gene encoding c-type cytochrome biogenesis protein CcsB, which translates into the protein MSLIDLSGNLLFVAFVAYLVATLLFGGAIKQSNASGKNTDKWGKLAITVTIVGFLAQLGYFITRWIHTGHAPVSNMFEFTTAFGMFIVAAFILIYFIYRLTALGFVALPVALLIIAYASMFPSEVSPLVPSLQSYWLTIHVITAAMGQSILAISAVAGLIYLLKVVDLKKPSKQRFWLEAVMYCLVVVIGFVAVSSTFSVMDYESKYTYLDKEGVSRQITYNLPPIFGMHDYEAVEEHGMSPLVEMPALINAKKLTTVVWSLLVGSLLYLLIRLIARRRISALFQPLVKRVNLQLLDEIGYRSVIIGFPVFTLGALIFAMIWAQLAWSRFWGWDPKEVWALITWLFYAAFLHLRLSKGWEGEKSAWLALIGFGIILFNLIAVNLILAGLHSYA